In Bacillus sp. SB49, a single window of DNA contains:
- a CDS encoding heptaprenylglyceryl phosphate synthase, whose product MYKKRSCHHMFKLDPNKDLSEDALRKVCTSGTDGIIIGGTDGVTFENVTDLQDRVQQYDIAVYLEVSDIEAIAPGFQKYLIPMVLNSQDKKWMIDVQHQAIVEYADAIAWEDMMPEGYCVLNPEAKVFQRTNCTMPQDRDVLAYAEMAEHMFRLPFFYMEYSGMYGDPDLVRQVSERLEKTSLIYGGGIRSAEQAGEMASHADIVVVGNVIYEDMESAIGTVEAVKTIH is encoded by the coding sequence ATGTACAAAAAACGCTCGTGCCATCATATGTTCAAGCTTGACCCAAACAAAGATTTGTCGGAGGATGCGTTGAGGAAGGTCTGTACGTCGGGAACGGATGGGATCATCATCGGCGGAACGGATGGAGTGACTTTTGAGAATGTAACGGATCTTCAGGACCGGGTACAGCAGTATGATATAGCTGTGTATTTGGAAGTTTCCGATATTGAAGCGATTGCGCCGGGTTTTCAAAAATACTTGATCCCGATGGTGTTGAACAGCCAGGATAAGAAATGGATGATTGACGTGCAGCACCAGGCAATTGTGGAATATGCGGATGCCATCGCTTGGGAGGATATGATGCCGGAAGGGTATTGTGTTCTCAATCCGGAGGCCAAAGTATTCCAGCGGACTAACTGCACCATGCCGCAGGACAGAGATGTGCTTGCCTACGCAGAGATGGCGGAGCATATGTTCCGACTGCCGTTTTTTTATATGGAGTACAGCGGGATGTACGGCGATCCTGATCTGGTTAGACAAGTATCAGAACGATTGGAAAAGACGTCGCTGATATACGGCGGGGGCATACGTTCGGCGGAACAGGCCGGAGAGATGGCATCCCATGCCGATATCGTCGTCGTCGGTAATGTGATTTATGAAGATATGGAATCTGCTATCGGGACGGTCGAAGCAGTGAAAACAATACATTGA
- the pcrA gene encoding DNA helicase PcrA gives MTQALNALIQGLNEEQRNAVTHTEGPLLIMAGAGSGKTRVLTHRIAYLLSGKDVAPRNILAITFTNKAAREMKERVESLVGQDGEKILMSTFHSMCVRMLRRDIDRIGYDRNFSILDSSDQLSVIKQVLKEINLDPKKWDPRAMLGAISNSKNELMTAADYARQAGNVHEEQIAEIYKGYEKKLKKNQSLDFDDLIMQTLRLFDEVPEVLEYYQRRFQYIHVDEYQDTNHAQYQLVKQLASRYENLCVVGDSDQSIYAWRGADIQNILNFEQDYPTARTILLERNYRSTETILNAANNVIDNNSGRKPKHLWTDNKGGEKIRYHQAGTEREEGLFVTDKIEDLIRQGRYRYKDIAILYRTNAQSRTIEETFVKAGVPYQMVGGTKFYDRKEIKDMLAYLRLIANPNDDLSFQRVVNEPKRGVGKTSMDKMLAYAADHDISLYEAAAEVDFVGVSAKAAKAIIGFRKMIQNWTSQQEFLSATDMVQEVIDKTGYEEMLLNEKSIEAQSRLENIEEFKSVTKNFEESAEDKTLIAFLTDLALIADIDSMNEDPNSDDTVTLMTLHSAKGLEFPVVFLIGMEENVFPHSRALMDETEMEEERRLAYVGITRAEKELYLSHAKMRTLYGRTNMNPVSRFIGEIPDDLLDGKEEKEELPFFNKKRESMPFGSKPMAAPAPKKRAAKKKPGSTGGEKIGWQPGDKAEHKKWGTGTVVKVQGEGDSMELDIAFPAPTGIKRLLARFAPITKA, from the coding sequence ATGACACAGGCATTGAACGCATTGATTCAAGGCTTGAACGAAGAACAAAGGAATGCGGTTACTCACACAGAAGGGCCGCTTTTAATCATGGCAGGTGCCGGAAGTGGAAAGACGCGTGTTTTGACACACCGCATTGCTTATTTACTCAGCGGAAAAGACGTAGCGCCTAGAAATATTCTGGCGATTACTTTTACTAATAAAGCAGCACGTGAAATGAAAGAACGTGTGGAATCGCTTGTCGGTCAGGATGGAGAAAAGATACTGATGTCCACGTTCCACTCGATGTGTGTACGGATGTTGAGAAGGGACATCGACAGGATCGGTTATGATCGTAATTTCTCTATCCTTGACTCCAGCGACCAGCTTTCTGTCATCAAACAGGTGCTGAAGGAAATCAACCTTGATCCAAAGAAATGGGACCCGCGGGCGATGCTTGGTGCGATCAGTAACAGCAAGAACGAGCTGATGACGGCTGCTGATTATGCACGACAGGCAGGAAACGTCCATGAAGAGCAGATCGCTGAAATTTATAAAGGCTATGAGAAGAAACTGAAAAAGAACCAGTCGCTCGATTTTGATGACTTGATTATGCAGACGCTTCGTTTGTTTGATGAAGTACCGGAAGTGCTGGAATATTACCAGCGCCGTTTTCAATATATCCACGTCGATGAGTATCAGGATACGAACCATGCGCAGTATCAACTCGTCAAACAGTTGGCGAGCCGTTATGAGAACCTCTGTGTCGTCGGTGACTCGGACCAATCCATTTATGCATGGCGCGGAGCGGATATTCAGAACATCCTGAACTTCGAACAGGATTATCCGACAGCCCGGACCATTCTGCTGGAGCGGAACTACCGTTCGACAGAGACGATCCTGAATGCTGCCAACAATGTAATCGACAACAACAGCGGCCGCAAACCGAAGCATTTGTGGACAGACAACAAAGGTGGAGAAAAGATCCGTTACCATCAAGCTGGAACGGAACGGGAAGAAGGACTGTTCGTCACAGATAAGATCGAGGATCTGATCCGGCAAGGCAGATACCGCTACAAGGATATCGCCATCCTCTACCGGACGAACGCCCAGTCCCGTACCATCGAGGAAACGTTTGTGAAAGCAGGCGTCCCTTACCAAATGGTCGGCGGCACGAAGTTCTATGACAGGAAAGAGATCAAAGACATGCTCGCCTATCTCCGTTTGATTGCGAACCCGAATGATGACCTCAGCTTCCAGCGTGTCGTCAACGAACCGAAGCGCGGCGTCGGGAAAACGAGTATGGATAAGATGCTTGCGTATGCAGCGGATCATGACATTTCGCTTTATGAAGCGGCGGCGGAAGTCGACTTCGTCGGTGTCAGTGCAAAAGCGGCAAAAGCGATCATCGGTTTCCGGAAGATGATCCAGAACTGGACGAGTCAGCAGGAGTTTCTGTCCGCCACCGATATGGTTCAGGAAGTAATCGACAAAACCGGGTACGAGGAGATGCTGCTGAACGAGAAAAGTATTGAAGCACAGAGCCGACTCGAGAACATTGAAGAATTCAAATCCGTTACCAAGAACTTCGAGGAGAGTGCAGAGGACAAGACTCTGATCGCATTCCTGACTGACCTGGCGCTTATTGCGGATATTGATTCTATGAATGAAGACCCTAATAGTGATGACACGGTCACACTGATGACGCTCCACTCTGCCAAAGGCCTGGAGTTCCCTGTCGTCTTCCTGATCGGGATGGAGGAGAATGTCTTCCCTCACAGCCGTGCGCTGATGGATGAAACGGAGATGGAAGAAGAGCGCCGTCTCGCGTATGTCGGTATTACAAGGGCAGAGAAGGAACTTTACCTCTCTCATGCGAAAATGCGGACGCTTTACGGCCGGACGAATATGAACCCGGTCAGCCGCTTTATCGGCGAAATTCCAGATGACCTTCTGGATGGAAAAGAAGAGAAGGAAGAGCTTCCGTTCTTCAACAAGAAGAGGGAGAGTATGCCGTTTGGTTCGAAACCGATGGCTGCGCCTGCACCGAAGAAACGGGCGGCGAAGAAGAAACCAGGGTCGACTGGTGGAGAGAAGATCGGCTGGCAGCCTGGT